Genomic DNA from Mytilus trossulus isolate FHL-02 unplaced genomic scaffold, PNRI_Mtr1.1.1.hap1 h1tg000772l__unscaffolded, whole genome shotgun sequence:
aaaaatttttttatttttaagatacacGCCTCGTTTTCGAACCGAAAACCACATGAGCAACCAGAGCTGGGGTAAATGAGGAAATAAACGTCTCAAATCCCCATTATCCTACAGCTTACAATTAGCTATAGAGCCCAAGTAACTTAGAATTTAAGGGTCAAATTCACCACTTTCTCTGCCAATAATTAGGTTGAATCTCATGTGGTCCTGAAGAATGCTTACTCCCCGCAAAGGCTTTGTAGCCTTTCAAGCATACACTAAAACCAAGTTAATTAGGTGTAAGGAGACCCGTATTGACCAGTTTTTAAATAGACCATAACAGCCTAACAATAAACGAATTAACTGTAATTTTGCTTATCTTatggattattttaataaattataactattAATACACCAATAAACTTTAACTATGAGCATTAATAACTACTGACCCCGTCTTTACTAACATCAGGAACACTGTCTTCTTCACTTACAACCACATTTCTCTGCTCGACTGGCTGACAGACATTAGCTGGGACTTCAGGCTCCACAACAGCTATTTGTTCTTCTAAAGGAACATAGCCACCCTCAGCATGGGGGCCCCCTTCCTCCTGATTATCAGGAACAACTTCAGCGACACCATTCACAACAGCATCTCCAACAGCTGAAATAGTTTCAGGTAATGGGAGCACCCTAACAGTGTCACCCCCTCCGCCCTGACATAAGTCCCCTCCTCCAACGTCTATTCTAAACActcagtttttatatgaaaaaaaaccatctcacACACCCCTTAACAGTAAGCCTTTTTTTGCAGCAAACCCCTGCCTAAGCCACTCTCATACAGCCTCTCTAGTGCCCAACACATTCAACAATCTATCACTAAGCAACACactcatttacataaaaagaaccctttttataagttaatcagcctattatacaatattatttatgtcATTACAGATCCGTCACAAAGTATTGCTTTAGCTAAAAACTCGCTCGCTTAAAAGAGACCTTAAAGCTATGCATAAGCTTTTGGGTTAACAAACCcaaaaacttcaattaaaataaagcttcGCAGGGTCTTGTTGCTCTTCTTTTACACACAGGCCTCTTCGCTTTACCCTTATGCAAGaagtactaaaatttatttgcccCACTTTACTTCAAGTAAGCTTTTTATGAGGCAATCGTGTGCATTTCTTTAGAaagataaattctaaaaaaccTCAGTGAGATGAGCCTAAAACTAATTAACTcctcttaaattgtttataaagaaaagctttaactttttctttaggaaTCAAAGTCCTACGTACTATAATACTTCTTTATAACACCTCAGAGCAATAAACTACTTTTGAGCTTAGCTTCATCAAAGCAACTGGGCCATCCCCCCACGTACAACTAAGCTAGGAAGAATTTGTAGCTctcagttatattaacattagCAACTAAACACAACTTAAGAGACAGGCTATCTGGCTTGAGAATAAGAATCTTATACCCTAAGCAAATTACTGGGATTTTCAATTAACAGCTCAACATTCTAGCTTAATTTATTCACCCAGCGTacactaatttcattaaaatttttgccCAGAAGGCAAATATAGTAATTATTGCTATGTAACCATCCTATAACCAGCACATTTAACAGCCTAACGCCacgtttatttacataaaaaggccCTATACAATATTGTCTATAGCACTCAGATCTGTGACAGAACATTGCTTTGCTTAAAAACCTTTTATACGAAACTAACTCACTTAAAAGGGACCTCAGGACCAGACATAAACTTCATCACTTGTAGTCTTTGTAAGTTTATAACCCACCTAACCCCCTTTTAGGCGTGTTAATATTACATACTATTGTTAACACTTACTTTTTAAGACGCTCACAACCTTGTTTACAAGCTCACGCTTCTAcgtttcacaattttatttagcttCATTTTGTTGCTGCACACCACATTTTTGTCACCTCTATTTAACCTGCTTTCCTATTTCCTCCCCTCCAGATCAGCCCCCCCAGGCATTagtgtgtcattttgattttattttatttttgatttacttttttgctTAGACTTTAAGTGACCCATGAATTACGCTTTGGGAACTTTCATATGacttgatttctatttattttttgattttaagataCAGATAGTCTAGTTTTCAAACCCCAAAAAATCACatgagcaaccaaaattagggcaaacgaaaaaaattaacaccttAGATCCATTTCTCCTGCAGTTTACAATTAACCACAGGAAGCAAATAGCTTTAGAATTtaggtttaagtttgtttttttctaccacTAATTAGGTTAAGTCTCACATGACTCTGAAAAATGCTTACTCACTGTAAAGGGTTCAAAACCTTATCTACAACAGGTTGTAAAGCATAATCTAAAACAAGTTTGGACAGGTATGGGCATTCGCAActagattttcaataaaatacacaatgtcaagtaaaattaagttttactttgacttataagttATCTTAACTAAGGGCTTTTTACATGCATCAGCAACAGGGTTTCCGTGTAAAAGGACAGGAGAACAGGCCTTGCGGTCACTGTACCGGCCGGTAACAGGAAATGCGGTACACTATAAAACCTCATTCTTAAGGGTTTCCacagtgtttggtttttttttgtctgttactAGCACAAATCCATTACACACCGCCTTTTTAGAAcccttgttttattctttaggtGGGTGATTGCTGCTTTTTGGCTGCATTAAtagactgttttattttttacctaatttgcaACCCGTTTTAaccctattttttaataaaatagcaatactaaTTTTAACAAGAACCAACGACACGCCCTACCGCCACTAATTGGCCTTCAGCTTCATAAAAGGCAACCCTTTTTATAAACTAATCAGTTTATTGCGTAGCATTATTTAAGCAATGACAGAGCCAGGGCAAAGCGTTGCTTTAGCGAAAAAGTCCTTTCGTACAAAATTagctcatttttaaaagaggatAGAAACTGAACTAGCTCACGCCGTTCTGAACTCAGCTCATGTTAGATTTTAAAGGGCGAACAGACCCACCATTAGAAGCTTCTACGCCTCTAGGATATCTAAAGCCAACATCGAGGTCGCAATCTTCCCCTCCAATACCATCTTTCGGGAGAAATTGCGCTGTTATCCCTAGAGTAGCTAGCCacacatataaagttaggaaatacgagttagatttatataatagtGAAAGACTTATTTTCACTGATCTCCCATCAAAATCGTATAAGAGCCAAAAACTCCAATTAAGATAAAGCTTCATAGGGTCTTGTCGTCCTTCTTTTACATAAAGGCCTCTTCACCTTAAAgttagtttaaattaaattttcagacaCAGCACCTTCTTCGTTAACCCTTTCATACCATCCTTCAATTGAAAGGCAAATTATCGCGCTACCTTAGGACGCTCACGTTAACGCCGCCGTTTACAACAAACATTACTCTAGTTGCACTGGGCAGGGACTACCTTTTACTTACAtcaaaaggaaatgtttttgttaaacagtCGAGAAGTTTAGTTTGCCGAATtcgtttaaaaacttttatttagcctttagttttttaaggtaaaacaaaatagtaataccaaataaataatatttttactcgTTTTTATCATAGTCACTGGTCCTACAACCATAggcttattttaaagtaaatgaataaccCAATTAATCTTTTTTCCCCATCTGGTTTTAGTTAAAATACACTAATATCTAATAGCCAGTTTAAAGCCTAtagaaacccaatttttttttaacatcaattttagtatttttcagcTTAACCCAAAAAATTTTACCCCTTAAATAGTTAAGGAAAATGCTTACACATCTTTTTAAGCCAACCAGATATCTAAAAGCGCGAATAGTATCTAGCCGCTATTCTTTAGTTTAATTAAATCTCTGCCACGATTTCTTAACTCAAAAAAATAACTCTCTTTTATTCgggaaaattaaattcttaaacttgTCTTGAAAAACCCTTATGCAAAaggtactaaaatttatttatactattttaattcaagtgcacttttcacaaaacaattatgcacgtctctttaaaaaagataaattataaaaagcctCAGTAAGAGGAATCTAGAACTGACAAttctaagttatatattaactacttttaacttatttatgaagaagaagattaactttttctttaggaaTCAAAGCCCTACTTactacaatttttctttataacgCTTCGAAGTTCTAAGTGCCAAAAAACTACTTTTGAACTTTGCTTCATCAAAGCAACTGGATCATCCCCCACGTGGCACTAAGCTTAGGCCTAACTAGACTATGGAGAATTTGCAGTTctcagttatattaacattaactaCTAAGCACAACTTAAGAGAAATACTATCTGACTTAAGAATGAAAATCTTATGTTTTCCCTAAACTACTTAAGCAAGCCAAAGCAAATTACTGCGATTTTGAATTAACAGCTCAACGTTTTAGCTTAAACTATTTGGCCAGCATAcactaatttcattagaactttTGCTTGGAaggcaaatataatattatttactatatatgcatattataGCCTAGCAGCAACTTCCGTTACTGCtaccttgttacgacttttcACAGGTTTCCCCGCGAGCGACGGGCGATTAGTACTCATCTGATTGTATTCagggtaattttatttttaacccttACTTACAAGTCCTTCTTCAAAGGCaagttttcttatcttatttgtCTACTTAGTTGAGCTACCTTTTAGTAGCTCAATCTTTGAATTATTGCTTAAGTTACATCTGTATCCCAGATTAACCTTGTCATAAGCTGCATGTCaatctgaattatttttgaagttgtgctacATGGGCATATAGCCAATTCTAGTAGCTGCACCTAACTAAAAGTAACTTACCTTACCGAACTCAGCAAGTAAAATAAGAGTTAGCttcagtaataaccaaaaattttaCCCGGACACTCACCATATTAGAGTAAACACAACCATACACACGCACTAATAAGACAAGGCTCAAATGTAGGTGGGTTATCCTTTAACAcccaggatcccctgttttctatCTCAGACACCGCctatttatttctctttgacAACCAAATGTTTAGTTAAgaggaacttttgttttaaactatggATAACAGGGTATCTAATCCTGGTTTCACTTCATAGATTCGTTAGAAGCTCACTAAAACTTTAGGAATATAACCACAAAAAACCGTTAACATTACACTGcacctatagtttttttatagttttataacacaacattgACTCTAACCAATCCgcttaaatttatattcgaaCTGAATCTAACCGCGGCTGCTGGCATTCATCAATTGACCCCGAATTTGTCAAAAAGCTGGGTTAAAGTTTCCTTTATTAACCAATTTTCCCCACTGATGTTGAACTTGCACTTAATTTGTTCAAGCCCGCATTTAGAATCATGAGAAGCATTTTGCCCATAAATTTAGGGCCATAATCAAACCCTCCTACAGATTTGACACAAGGTACTAAAGTATCCATCTTCCTCATTTTCAATGAGACGCTTTAATTAAGCTACTGTATCTTCTATTTTAGGTTTATTTTACTCTTCGTAAAGGCACCATGGTTTTTATGCACAAATACGACACCACTAATATTACAAACAGTAACACACCAGCTATTAGGATATATAACCTTAACCCGCTTCTTTCAGCCATGAAACTTAGAAACAAAGACCCGCTAATTTCTCTGTACTCGTAATTCATAAGACCCATAAGGACCGCTCTGGCACAACACCTTCTGACGAGAACCATAAACTCTAGATTAAAACGATACACTTCATTGGGGTAGATCCTTAAAACATACAAGAACAGGACTATTACACCCCTAACGTAAGTTAGGAACAATAAGAACCCTAACAACCTTCTAACCTCCAGTGCAACCTCCACACATGCAATTATAGACCCCCTCAATAGCACTAGCCCTAAAGAAATAGGTTGCTTGGCAATTAAGACAATCGAAAACACAGCCATCAAAATTACACATATGACTATAACtctcattatataaacataattaagcTTACGCCCCCCGCTACCACCAGCCCTCATACTACCAGCTGgtaggtaaaataatttttctgaacaatttcatTCAAACAGCTGAGTTGACCTAGTCCCTTATGGGCACCTTGAGGGCCCAATAGCTCTAGTCAACCTTGATCCAGACTTTGAGCTACCATCCTGGACCCCTTAAAGAAGGCCATTTTTCTGGGGTGGGAGGTTAGCCTCTCTATGAGCCACATTCTCAAAAAGAATCTTAATAGTTTGGCTGACGACCAAGGCTTAGACCCTAATTTTCTAAGCACTCCTCATCACAAAATTAACCCTACAAAGGGAATAAGAAATACTCTGACTCTCTCATATTTCTCAAGAACTACTACAAACCCAAACCTCTCTATTTTCCTCCCTAATACCCCTCCTAAGATAATAGCCCCAATATACAGGCTAAGAAAAGGAGTTTGTATATTTAAGTGCTCATTAATCCGCAAACTTCTGCTATTAACGTAATTAGACCCAAGTATTACTCTAAATACAATCCGTGCCCTATAAAAAGAAGTGAAGATTAAACCTGTTAGCTCTAATAAATAGCACCCATAAGTTATTCTTCTGTCTATCATTCTTAGCTCAATTATTAGGTCTTTAGAGAAAAACCCTCTTATAAACGGGGCCCCTCTCAAGGACACAATTGCAACCGTTATTGCACCCATTCTTACCGGTAATCCTTGCCACAAGCTTCTTAACCCCCGGATATCTTGGATTCTTTGGTTTCTATGAATAACACCCCCTGCGCCTAGAAACAACAAAGCTTTAAATACCGCATGGgttactaaatgaaaaaaagctaCAGACGGAAGAAGGATTGAAATCGAGAATATTATTAACCTTAACTGCCTCAAAGTCGAGAGTGCGATTACCTTTTTTAGGTCAAACGCAAACACAGCCCTTGACCCCGCTAATATTAGAGTAAATAGTCTTAAGACTATAAGTATTTGAGTCACAAAGGGATTAGCtctgataatataaaaagagcGAAGAATCAAATAAACCCCAGCTGTCACCAATGTCGAAGAATGCACCAAAGAGGAGACCGGTGTGGGTGCCGCCATGGCAGCAGGTAGCCATGCGCAAAACGGCATTTGTGCGCTTTTAGTTATACCTGCAAGAACTACCAcaaaccctaaattaacccatGTCTGCACTGGgtggtatatataaattaaccacCCCCCTtctcttaaaaaaatagaaactctaaaaagtacaaaaacatcCCCAATTCGATTAGTCAAAGCTGTCAACATAGCCGCAGATAACCTCTTATTGTTCTGGTAATAAGCCACTAATAGGAATGAGGTGAGCCCTAGCCCGTCTCAACCAATTAAAAGTATTACTAAATTAGGAACTAAGATTATAAACACTATAGACAGCACAAACAACCATACTAATCCCATAAACCGCTTGTAGTATGGCTCTCCAGCTATATACCACTTGCAGTAGGTTGCTACACTTCCTCTAATTACCAAAACCGTCCCAACAAAGACTATTCTTACGCTATCTAGTAGAACTCTGAAGCTAAATGAGAGACAATTACTCTCTCAAACAGTAACTTCCAATAAATAAGCTTTTCCAAAGGTCCTCCCTCTAAGAATAAATAAGTATCCAATCAGAATCAGTAAAAGTAACCCTAAGttactttttaattgtatgATACTATTTTTACGAGCCATCTCTTAGTAACCTTGACATCAAATCGTCTCCGCATAGTCGCATCACCATAACCAGAAGGGCCAAGCAAATTCTGGCTTCGCAAACAGCTAAACAtagaattagtaaaattaaccaaaactgaTTTATTAGAAACACATGGGTTACAAACAATAAGCCTAGTCTTATTATTTCAAGCcctacaaataaacacaaaaggtGTTTGTTTATACGGAAGATTACAAAACAGCCTATACTTATTAAGAAAACTCCTaggaattttattcaaatcatagCTTTAAAACACATAGTTTTCTACGACTTACAAGGCCGTCGCTTCAGCAAAGCTTTTAAAACTACCTACCTTCTATGATCCTCCGTATAGAGACACAAtaagacacaaaaaatataacactgaATACACGCGATTGCAACTTCAGCGGCTCCAAAAACACCTCCGCCCATTATTAACCCTTTAATACCCCCAACTCCTGTAAGCAGCCTTCTGCTATTTAACCAGCTAACTACTAACTCTCTCCTGCATATAGTTAGAATTACTTTACCAGCTCCCAGATTTAGTGTCAGACGTAAAACTAATGTTAAAGGGCGAAGTATGCCACTAATTAGCTCAACCACTACTATAAAAGGCACAAGGATTAACGGGCAACCTGTTGGAACGAGACTCATCAACCCCTGCTCAAATCTGCATAAAAGACTAGATAAAACTAAACAAGTTCAAATAGACAAAGCAAAGGAGAACCCGAACACAAACTGCCCTCTTACAGggaaaaagaatggaaagttTCCAGACAGATTTAGTATCAGAATTATCATGAACAGACCCCTTATTA
This window encodes:
- the LOC134702911 gene encoding NADH-ubiquinone oxidoreductase chain 6-like, with the translated sequence MRVIVICVILMAVFSIVLIAKQPISLGLVLLRGSIIACVEVALEVRRLLGFLLFLTYVRGVIVLFLYVLRIYPNEVYRFNLEFMVLVRRCCARAVLMGLMNYEYREISGSLFLSFMAERSGLRLYILIAGVLLFVILVVSYLCIKTMVPLRRVK